In Bacteroidota bacterium, a single window of DNA contains:
- a CDS encoding TonB-dependent receptor has product MLKRTIIIALFLSLLSALQSSPAAAAPESNITGVVTDSKTGEVLPGATIVLAGTSLGASTDVDGKFIIRNVPPGSYTLRITYIGYEAASLNAQVAGGKDLNLFFKLNSVAIQGEVVVVTAQAAGQNEAINQQLSSQQIVSVVSAARIQELPDANAAEAIGRLPGIAVLRSGGEGNEVVVRGLQPKYNAITIDGVRMASSNPSDRSTDLSMISPYMLEGIEVTKANTADQDADVLGGTVNFKLKQATKEEGVGVNLIAEGGYNGLSDAVNPYNNYKYIASVESRFFEDHSFGIFAQADLERRNLSSNQYGASYTHLGSSTTDYITQSLNLDDVPRDRQRANATVVMDYRTPAGKISLSNFFSSGTTTVDDRGEVYDIQNNLHDYSLAYSKSTVNIITNTIDADQQVSIFHVDAKLSHTYSETNDPGDWTVGFKQASAGLAPFLNVANLIPQQIPKAASDDLSSTYLNSLVSSNSFSKERALTASLDMDTPINIADKLSATIKFGGKFRYQTRAYDYDQYSGQGLGLTSAGYVDKLIAAHFPSTAQYANTTSIPMGPFVDPNFKYGTFLSGNYPMIFPLNYSMLSEVASYVKSNASLIQQNNDAISYFYDNFNSATNDYAGHENQSAVYAMTTINVGSDVTVIPGVRFQNLQTTYSGARGIQSTASATGGGAYQHYDTTLTVNHGYWLPDVMLRYKPLPWFDARFSYTNTLAYPDYNAIIPRIDIATGGAISWNNYQLSPSRSTNYDGYLSFYDNSIGLFTVGGFIKQIDNLIYAWNFYASGASALQYYPPFLSTSAPNGEYDIATYVNDPYRINNYGLELDWQTHFWYLPHPFDGLVMNVNFTHIYSKAKYPYTLVEKVGRLVQYVDTAFTDRLLFQPDNIVNLSLGYDYEGFSIRVSMLYQANIWTNPSIWPQLKGSTSAYTRWDLSVKQALPWYGLQVYGDLNNFNSANDISVIQAETGVPSSEQSYGLTADLGLRWQF; this is encoded by the coding sequence ATGCTCAAGCGAACTATCATTATCGCCCTCTTCTTGTCATTGCTCTCAGCCCTGCAGAGCTCTCCGGCAGCAGCAGCACCGGAATCAAACATTACCGGTGTGGTGACGGACTCAAAGACTGGCGAAGTTCTCCCCGGGGCAACGATCGTACTTGCAGGAACGAGCCTCGGTGCATCGACAGACGTTGACGGCAAATTCATTATTCGGAATGTTCCTCCGGGAAGTTATACGCTTCGCATCACGTACATCGGATACGAAGCCGCGTCCTTGAATGCTCAGGTGGCGGGGGGAAAAGACCTTAACTTATTCTTCAAACTGAATAGTGTTGCGATTCAGGGCGAAGTGGTCGTCGTCACTGCGCAGGCTGCGGGACAAAACGAGGCTATTAACCAGCAGCTTTCATCACAGCAAATCGTCAGCGTTGTCTCGGCTGCCCGCATTCAGGAATTGCCGGATGCGAACGCCGCCGAGGCAATAGGCCGGCTTCCGGGTATCGCAGTGCTGAGAAGCGGCGGTGAAGGGAATGAGGTTGTCGTCCGCGGTTTACAGCCGAAGTACAATGCTATCACGATCGATGGCGTCCGCATGGCATCGTCGAACCCGAGCGACCGCAGCACCGATTTGAGCATGATCTCTCCGTATATGCTTGAGGGAATTGAAGTCACGAAAGCGAACACAGCTGACCAGGATGCGGATGTGCTCGGCGGCACAGTCAACTTCAAACTGAAACAAGCGACGAAGGAAGAAGGCGTAGGAGTCAATCTTATCGCTGAAGGAGGATACAACGGTTTGTCGGATGCAGTTAATCCGTACAACAACTACAAATATATCGCGAGCGTCGAAAGCCGTTTTTTTGAGGATCACAGCTTTGGAATTTTTGCACAGGCGGATTTAGAAAGGAGGAACCTCTCGTCGAATCAATATGGGGCCTCCTACACGCATTTAGGGAGCAGCACGACAGACTACATCACTCAGAGTTTGAACCTCGATGATGTTCCGAGAGACCGGCAGAGGGCCAATGCGACTGTTGTCATGGATTACCGGACTCCGGCCGGAAAGATTAGTTTGTCGAACTTTTTCAGCTCGGGGACGACGACAGTCGATGACCGGGGAGAGGTGTACGATATCCAGAATAATCTCCACGATTACTCCCTTGCCTATTCCAAGAGCACGGTGAATATCATCACGAACACGATTGACGCAGATCAGCAAGTGTCTATCTTCCACGTCGATGCGAAATTGTCGCATACCTATTCTGAAACGAACGACCCGGGCGATTGGACTGTCGGATTCAAACAAGCGTCCGCGGGTTTGGCGCCGTTCCTCAACGTTGCGAATTTGATTCCGCAGCAAATACCAAAGGCGGCGAGTGACGACCTTAGCTCCACATATCTCAACAGCCTTGTCTCGAGCAACAGTTTTTCAAAGGAACGGGCATTGACCGCTTCTCTGGATATGGATACTCCGATCAATATTGCGGATAAGCTGAGTGCCACGATAAAATTTGGCGGAAAATTCCGGTACCAGACCCGTGCGTACGACTATGACCAATACAGCGGTCAAGGACTGGGACTGACCAGCGCTGGATACGTCGACAAGCTGATCGCCGCTCATTTTCCATCGACTGCTCAATATGCCAATACCACGAGCATTCCGATGGGGCCGTTCGTCGATCCGAATTTTAAGTATGGAACGTTTCTCAGCGGAAATTATCCTATGATTTTTCCGTTGAACTACTCAATGCTTTCAGAAGTAGCTTCCTACGTGAAAAGTAACGCCTCGCTTATCCAGCAGAACAACGACGCTATCTCGTATTTTTACGACAACTTTAACTCCGCAACAAACGATTACGCTGGCCATGAAAATCAAAGCGCCGTTTATGCGATGACCACCATCAATGTCGGGTCGGATGTCACAGTGATCCCGGGTGTCCGGTTTCAGAACCTCCAGACAACGTATTCGGGAGCGCGCGGTATCCAAAGCACGGCGTCTGCAACGGGGGGAGGAGCGTATCAGCATTATGATACGACGCTCACCGTGAATCACGGTTATTGGCTCCCCGATGTCATGCTGCGCTATAAACCTCTGCCGTGGTTCGATGCCCGCTTTTCATACACGAATACCTTGGCGTATCCCGACTACAATGCTATTATACCGAGAATTGATATTGCAACAGGAGGCGCGATCAGTTGGAACAATTACCAGCTGTCGCCGTCGAGGTCTACAAATTATGACGGCTATCTTTCCTTTTACGACAACTCAATAGGATTATTTACGGTCGGCGGCTTTATCAAACAGATAGACAATCTTATCTATGCATGGAACTTTTACGCTTCAGGAGCCAGTGCGCTTCAATATTATCCGCCGTTTCTTTCAACTTCCGCACCCAACGGAGAGTACGACATCGCAACCTACGTGAACGATCCATACAGGATCAATAACTACGGCCTTGAGCTCGACTGGCAGACGCACTTCTGGTATTTGCCGCATCCCTTCGACGGATTAGTCATGAATGTCAACTTCACCCACATATATTCGAAAGCGAAATATCCGTATACGCTTGTTGAGAAAGTTGGCCGGCTGGTTCAGTACGTCGATACCGCTTTTACAGACCGCTTGCTCTTTCAGCCGGATAACATTGTGAACCTGTCGCTCGGATACGATTACGAAGGCTTTTCCATCCGCGTGTCCATGCTCTATCAGGCAAATATTTGGACCAATCCGAGCATTTGGCCGCAGTTGAAAGGTTCGACCTCCGCATACACGCGATGGGATCTTTCAGTCAAACAAGCCCTGCCATGGTACGGGCTGCAAGTGTACGGCGACCTCAATAATTTCAACAGTGCAAATGATATCAGTGTTATTCAGGCGGAGACGGGCGTCCCGAGTTCCGAGCAATCGTACGGCCTCACGGCCGACCTCGGTTTGCGCTGGCAGTTCTAA
- a CDS encoding MFS transporter, protein MSTDNESKPRHPALWVPTLYTAEGLPFVAVNIVSVLMYKSMGKTDGEIAFFTTLVALPWMLKPLWGPILEMFKTKKYFVIATQFIGGVLFGMLALTLQLPSYFEWSLVLFAIIAFNFATHDIAADGVYVNVLSDKQQSEYVGWQGAFYNVGKILSQGVFVIVAGTLEKSIGVVPAWGTVMGMFAAVLIVLSLYHAKNLPTGGASGNVRSIKETFAAFADVVKTFFEKKYIWWGIIFLVLYRFAEGQAIKIVPLFMRAAREHGGLGLSTEEIGLLYGFFPPLAFILGSVLSGYFTANRGLRKSLFILCCFFNIPFVVYTFLAIAQPANFYVIESAVVFEYFGYGFGFIGLTLFMMQQIAPGKYKMAHYAFATALMALGFNIPSMLSGFLSDLLGYKDFFIWVIIATIPSFLATWFVPFREIQES, encoded by the coding sequence ATGTCAACCGATAACGAATCAAAGCCCCGGCATCCTGCACTCTGGGTGCCGACATTGTACACAGCCGAGGGACTGCCGTTCGTCGCAGTGAACATCGTCTCCGTCCTGATGTACAAAAGCATGGGAAAAACGGACGGCGAAATTGCCTTTTTTACGACGCTCGTCGCTCTTCCGTGGATGTTGAAACCGCTCTGGGGGCCGATCCTTGAAATGTTCAAGACGAAAAAGTATTTCGTCATTGCCACGCAGTTCATCGGCGGCGTGCTGTTCGGCATGCTCGCCCTGACGCTGCAGCTGCCGAGTTATTTCGAGTGGTCGCTCGTCCTCTTCGCCATTATCGCTTTTAACTTCGCGACGCACGATATTGCGGCCGACGGCGTCTATGTCAACGTCCTTTCGGACAAACAGCAATCGGAATATGTCGGTTGGCAGGGAGCATTCTATAACGTCGGCAAGATCCTCTCTCAGGGAGTTTTTGTCATCGTTGCCGGAACGCTGGAAAAGAGCATCGGCGTGGTTCCGGCATGGGGAACGGTGATGGGGATGTTTGCAGCCGTGCTCATCGTGCTCAGCCTGTATCACGCTAAGAACCTTCCGACAGGAGGAGCGTCGGGGAATGTCCGCTCGATAAAAGAGACGTTCGCGGCATTCGCCGATGTCGTAAAGACTTTTTTCGAGAAGAAATATATATGGTGGGGGATCATTTTCCTCGTCTTGTATCGATTCGCGGAGGGACAGGCCATTAAAATCGTTCCGCTCTTCATGCGCGCAGCACGCGAGCACGGGGGGCTCGGTCTTTCAACGGAAGAGATAGGCTTGTTGTACGGATTTTTCCCGCCGCTTGCGTTCATTCTTGGCTCGGTGCTGTCCGGATACTTCACCGCGAATCGGGGGCTGCGCAAATCGTTGTTCATCCTTTGCTGCTTCTTTAACATTCCTTTTGTTGTCTATACGTTTCTTGCGATCGCCCAGCCGGCCAACTTCTACGTGATTGAATCCGCCGTTGTTTTCGAGTATTTCGGCTACGGCTTCGGATTCATCGGGTTGACGTTGTTCATGATGCAGCAGATAGCCCCCGGAAAATACAAGATGGCGCATTACGCGTTTGCGACGGCATTGATGGCTCTCGGGTTCAACATCCCCTCGATGCTGAGCGGCTTCTTAAGCGATCTTTTAGGGTATAAGGATTTCTTCATTTGGGTCATCATAGCGACGATCCCGTCGTTTTTGGCGACATGGTTCGTTCCGTTCCGTGAGATCCAAGAATCGTAA
- a CDS encoding glycosyl hydrolase family 18 protein, whose translation MKVLFHKLGCVLLLLSCIAITELHSQYRVVGYYPMWERTTLPATEIRFTSLTHIIHAFAWPNADGTISSDDNVVDTALINTTHRAGRKILLSYGGAGTTQTDNYATVTADSNLRKTFINNIVAQLSTAHYDGADLDWEGPGTLAQRSNEALFVKELRAAFRAADSSWLITMAIGASDWSGQWRDFATLEQYVDWFNAMEYDFHGSWSSIAGHNAPLNIGSDPNTDPDAYSIVESIQYLAGTRAIPKNKIVLGLPFYGKMFGTSTIYTSYVQEEDLAYRDIMTTIQSGQWTYVWDSGSEAPYYTSSRPDEFITLDDSASIAVKCQYVKTQRLSGVMIWEISQDVIGTTQPLMDVIGDQMVPTEVAAGHAPQNIPGGFVLYDNFPNPFNPSTTIQFLLPAAAHVTIKVFDVLGREVATLLNEQRNAGTGSVHFEASTHAVASGVYFYRIQAGSFVQTKKMILVQ comes from the coding sequence ATGAAGGTGCTCTTCCACAAGCTTGGCTGCGTTCTTTTGCTTTTGTCCTGCATTGCTATCACAGAACTACATAGCCAATACCGCGTCGTCGGATACTACCCGATGTGGGAACGGACGACGCTCCCCGCAACAGAAATTAGATTTACCTCCTTAACGCATATCATCCATGCGTTCGCATGGCCGAATGCAGACGGTACGATTTCCTCGGACGACAATGTCGTCGACACAGCGCTCATTAATACGACCCATCGCGCCGGACGCAAAATTCTTCTGTCGTATGGAGGCGCCGGAACGACACAAACGGACAATTACGCGACCGTGACTGCCGACTCGAACCTTCGAAAGACATTCATCAACAATATCGTCGCGCAGCTATCCACTGCGCATTATGACGGCGCCGACCTTGACTGGGAAGGGCCGGGAACCCTCGCTCAGAGGTCCAACGAGGCCCTTTTTGTGAAAGAGCTGCGTGCCGCCTTTCGAGCGGCCGATTCCTCATGGCTCATTACGATGGCCATCGGCGCGTCGGATTGGTCCGGACAATGGCGCGATTTTGCAACGCTTGAACAATACGTCGATTGGTTCAATGCAATGGAGTACGATTTTCATGGAAGCTGGAGCAGCATCGCCGGCCATAACGCTCCTCTGAATATCGGCAGCGACCCGAATACCGACCCCGATGCCTATTCGATCGTGGAAAGCATCCAGTATCTTGCGGGAACCCGTGCCATCCCGAAAAATAAAATTGTGCTCGGCCTACCGTTTTACGGAAAAATGTTCGGCACGTCGACTATCTATACTTCCTATGTTCAGGAAGAAGACCTTGCGTACCGGGACATCATGACGACGATTCAATCCGGGCAATGGACCTACGTTTGGGACAGCGGATCGGAAGCTCCATACTATACGTCGTCCCGTCCGGATGAGTTTATTACACTGGATGATTCGGCATCGATAGCGGTGAAGTGCCAATATGTGAAGACCCAAAGACTTTCGGGCGTGATGATATGGGAGATCAGCCAGGACGTGATTGGCACGACTCAGCCGCTGATGGATGTCATCGGGGATCAGATGGTACCCACCGAAGTTGCCGCGGGGCACGCGCCGCAAAATATTCCCGGCGGGTTTGTCCTTTACGATAATTTTCCGAATCCGTTCAATCCTTCGACCACGATTCAGTTTTTGCTGCCCGCGGCTGCGCACGTGACGATCAAGGTCTTTGATGTCCTCGGACGGGAGGTTGCGACTTTGCTCAACGAACAAAGAAATGCCGGAACTGGCAGTGTTCATTTCGAAGCTTCAACGCATGCGGTGGCAAGCGGCGTGTACTTCTACCGAATTCAGGCTGGATCGTTCGTGCAAACGAAAAAGATGATCCTCGTCCAATAG
- a CDS encoding T9SS type A sorting domain-containing protein translates to MKRILTAAFFATIMVLVVLAPCQLFAANDTLVVYASGATLDKVIMGDTTAAGVKVHHVYKLVSRDTTYIFDATITTNANITVWGVPDPSTGKLPVIQPDVLQDNSIPGVLFTVNGNGLSASLQNLYLLGIAVNNVVNYGSGQAVQISGDNVRFAANNVVFEQWSQFAVGYAGNSDDFIMTNCKFRNMTTEPNQWYVGEVLRNENYIGAFKTDSIVIKNCTMLFVSGYATAATGGIVNYYEFSHNDVVYTFKNPFFLDRMVNAKFDNNIFYAAYAGGENKTEYAGWDSFDANTGPSIITMGLLDSTTAAILLGHASTGKGDPAAELLRKVEVKNNVYFWPSGLTSFYTAWNDTAHLDSVYTTQWMNTSTAAFFANSTLWPGFVQSGNQNVDPGFGASITGALNPGTDSANGAGLLGWFTAVRTGTGTTEVYGYDLTKVGTSATWAPAWPLPEANDLKYTNASLKTGATDGGIIGDPYWFNGLTGVAAAPKTLPHSFSLSEAYPNPFNPSTNIRYSLANAGNVTMRVYNVLGQVVKTLVNSAHQEAGEYTLHVDMSNLTSGVYFYSLEQGNNRLVQKMMLLK, encoded by the coding sequence ATGAAACGGATACTTACCGCAGCATTTTTTGCGACGATCATGGTGCTTGTAGTTCTAGCGCCGTGCCAGTTGTTCGCTGCAAACGATACCCTCGTTGTCTATGCTTCAGGTGCGACGCTGGATAAAGTGATCATGGGAGATACTACTGCCGCTGGTGTGAAAGTACACCATGTCTATAAACTCGTCTCCAGAGACACAACGTATATCTTTGATGCAACGATTACCACAAATGCAAATATAACTGTCTGGGGAGTGCCGGATCCATCGACCGGGAAGCTTCCCGTGATTCAGCCGGACGTTCTCCAGGATAACTCAATCCCCGGCGTTCTTTTCACGGTGAATGGAAACGGCCTTTCAGCGTCGCTCCAGAATCTGTACCTCCTCGGGATCGCAGTCAACAACGTTGTCAATTATGGCTCCGGGCAGGCGGTGCAGATTTCAGGCGACAATGTCCGGTTCGCAGCGAACAATGTTGTGTTTGAACAATGGTCGCAGTTCGCGGTCGGCTATGCCGGAAATTCTGATGATTTCATCATGACGAACTGTAAGTTCAGGAACATGACGACTGAGCCGAACCAGTGGTATGTCGGTGAGGTCCTTCGAAATGAAAATTACATCGGCGCATTTAAAACCGATTCAATTGTCATTAAGAACTGCACGATGCTCTTCGTCAGTGGCTATGCCACTGCGGCTACGGGCGGAATTGTGAATTACTACGAATTTTCACATAATGATGTCGTCTACACCTTCAAGAATCCATTTTTCCTCGATAGGATGGTGAACGCAAAATTCGACAACAATATCTTCTATGCGGCGTATGCCGGCGGTGAAAACAAGACGGAGTACGCAGGCTGGGATTCGTTCGATGCCAACACTGGGCCGTCGATTATTACGATGGGATTGCTCGACTCGACCACGGCGGCAATTCTCCTCGGTCATGCTTCGACCGGCAAAGGCGACCCCGCAGCTGAATTATTGAGGAAGGTCGAAGTCAAGAACAATGTGTACTTTTGGCCTTCGGGACTGACCTCGTTCTATACTGCCTGGAATGATACTGCTCATCTCGATTCAGTTTATACAACGCAATGGATGAACACTTCCACAGCCGCTTTCTTCGCGAACAGCACGCTGTGGCCGGGATTTGTCCAATCGGGAAATCAGAATGTTGATCCCGGGTTTGGCGCTTCCATAACCGGTGCGTTGAATCCAGGCACCGACAGTGCTAACGGAGCCGGGTTATTGGGCTGGTTCACGGCAGTCAGGACAGGGACCGGAACGACGGAGGTGTATGGATATGATCTGACCAAAGTCGGAACATCTGCGACCTGGGCTCCTGCATGGCCTCTCCCTGAAGCGAACGATCTGAAATACACCAATGCGTCGCTGAAAACCGGCGCGACGGATGGCGGCATTATCGGCGATCCGTATTGGTTCAATGGATTAACGGGCGTTGCAGCCGCACCGAAGACGCTTCCGCATTCCTTCTCGCTTTCCGAAGCGTATCCGAATCCTTTCAACCCGAGCACAAACATCCGTTACAGTCTCGCGAACGCAGGCAACGTGACGATGAGAGTGTACAATGTTCTTGGCCAGGTCGTGAAGACACTCGTGAACAGTGCTCATCAGGAAGCAGGCGAATACACATTGCATGTTGACATGTCCAACTTGACCAGCGGCGTGTACTTCTATTCTCTCGAGCAGGGAAATAACCGCCTCGTTCAAAAAATGATGTTGCTGAAGTAA
- a CDS encoding glycosyl hydrolase family 18 protein, translated as MKSKCFAYHPLLLIAFLFASAIGQQKEVVGYFPSWNWEHKNALMTYDKIPFKKVTIIDYAFWHPLLDGTIAGINPRGDSLILIGGGDKPSLVDLAHENKVKVMLSIGGWGDSENFPAVASTQELRTTFAHACLDAVRKFDFDGIDIDWEYPGYAEHNGTPADRTNSTALFRTLRDSLGAYGSQVHKKLFLSAALAATAEHLSGYEVEKLIPILDMFNVMTYDYNGSWSPRSGHNSPLYASSEADSVSNIEATFKLFTEGFHVPASQINLGVPFYGHAFAQCTMVGGEYHGVDTTLFPGGDADYYSIVQYSGMYRHWDDKAKVPYLVVPSTKTFVSYDDEESITYKAHYVVDHHARGVIIWEITADYLTDGRTPLLDALYTTFSSQ; from the coding sequence ATGAAATCAAAGTGCTTTGCCTATCACCCGCTTCTGCTTATTGCGTTTCTTTTTGCTTCCGCCATTGGACAGCAAAAAGAGGTCGTCGGTTATTTCCCGTCCTGGAATTGGGAGCATAAAAATGCTTTGATGACGTATGATAAAATTCCCTTCAAGAAAGTAACGATCATCGACTATGCTTTTTGGCATCCGCTGCTCGATGGCACGATTGCAGGGATCAATCCGCGGGGCGACAGTCTCATATTGATCGGCGGCGGAGACAAGCCGTCTCTCGTCGATCTTGCCCACGAAAACAAGGTCAAAGTGATGCTTTCGATCGGCGGATGGGGGGATTCAGAGAATTTCCCGGCGGTCGCTTCGACGCAGGAGCTGCGCACAACATTCGCCCATGCATGCCTCGATGCGGTCAGGAAATTCGATTTCGACGGCATCGATATCGACTGGGAATATCCCGGCTATGCAGAGCACAACGGAACGCCTGCCGACCGGACAAATTCAACTGCTTTGTTCAGGACTCTCCGCGATAGCCTCGGTGCTTACGGTTCGCAGGTACACAAAAAATTATTCCTTTCTGCGGCTCTTGCCGCCACTGCCGAGCATCTTTCTGGTTACGAAGTGGAGAAGCTGATCCCTATTCTCGACATGTTCAATGTGATGACGTACGACTATAACGGCTCGTGGTCTCCCCGCAGCGGGCACAATTCGCCCCTTTACGCCTCGAGCGAGGCAGACAGTGTGTCGAATATCGAGGCTACGTTCAAGCTGTTCACTGAAGGGTTCCATGTTCCGGCTTCACAGATCAATCTGGGAGTACCGTTCTACGGCCATGCGTTTGCGCAGTGTACGATGGTGGGCGGCGAATATCATGGAGTCGACACAACGCTCTTTCCCGGCGGCGATGCGGACTACTATTCCATCGTCCAGTATTCCGGCATGTACAGGCATTGGGATGATAAAGCAAAAGTCCCGTATCTTGTCGTCCCGTCGACGAAGACTTTCGTATCGTATGACGACGAGGAATCGATCACATATAAAGCACACTATGTTGTCGACCACCATGCGCGCGGCGTGATTATTTGGGAGATCACCGCAGATTATTTGACGGACGGGAGGACCCCATTATTGGACGCTCTGTATACGACATTTTCATCACAGTGA
- a CDS encoding ROK family protein: MHNETFTLGIDIGGTNTVLGLVSWNGTCVEKTRFFTQECPSVEDFKMKLVAGISQLSQKNGAARNISGIGIAAPAARHIDGTIQSPANLQWGTIDIVRLLKPYYNVPVVLTNDSNAAALGEMKFGLARGMKNFVVITMGTGLGAGIVVDGRLLYGENGVAGELGHMTIEPGGRHCGCKRQGCVETYVSASGIRRTVFELLADSTEDSELRKISFNDLSAETIYELARNEDPVAVQAFNFTGRILGRVLSNTVAVFDPEAIILSGGLMHAGRLLLEPTTKAYHENVLKLHKKKAVILQSQLKDGEAAILGASSLIGDGGAVSENIPASPTMFQET; the protein is encoded by the coding sequence ATGCACAACGAAACATTTACTCTCGGGATCGACATCGGCGGTACCAACACAGTGCTCGGCCTTGTCTCATGGAACGGAACCTGCGTTGAGAAAACAAGATTTTTCACCCAGGAATGTCCTTCCGTTGAAGATTTCAAAATGAAGCTCGTCGCGGGGATCTCCCAGCTTTCCCAGAAAAACGGGGCCGCGCGAAATATTTCCGGGATCGGAATTGCCGCGCCCGCCGCCCGGCACATCGATGGTACAATTCAGAGTCCCGCAAATCTTCAATGGGGGACCATTGACATTGTCAGACTGCTGAAACCATACTACAACGTTCCCGTCGTGCTCACGAACGACAGCAATGCCGCAGCGCTTGGCGAGATGAAGTTCGGGCTGGCACGGGGGATGAAAAATTTCGTTGTCATTACGATGGGAACCGGCCTGGGAGCCGGCATCGTCGTCGACGGCCGTTTGTTGTACGGAGAGAACGGCGTCGCGGGGGAACTCGGGCACATGACGATCGAGCCGGGGGGACGTCACTGCGGATGCAAGAGGCAAGGATGCGTCGAAACCTATGTGTCCGCATCGGGCATCCGCCGCACCGTTTTCGAGCTGCTCGCCGATTCTACTGAAGACTCTGAACTGCGGAAGATCAGCTTCAACGATCTTTCCGCGGAAACAATCTACGAGCTGGCCCGGAATGAAGATCCTGTCGCCGTGCAGGCATTCAACTTCACGGGGCGAATTCTCGGGCGTGTTCTCTCGAATACGGTCGCGGTGTTCGACCCCGAAGCGATTATCCTTTCCGGCGGTTTGATGCATGCCGGAAGGTTGCTCCTCGAACCGACCACGAAAGCGTATCATGAGAACGTCCTGAAACTCCACAAGAAGAAAGCGGTCATCCTCCAGTCACAATTGAAGGACGGCGAGGCAGCGATACTCGGAGCCAGTTCGTTGATCGGCGACGGTGGAGCGGTATCAGAAAATATTCCGGCATCGCCGACGATGTTTCAGGAAACCTAA
- a CDS encoding ROK family transcriptional regulator yields the protein MKKRYDQITSINPKVGRNINRAIILNAVREKQPISRTRISQITGLNKSTVSNIVSSLLKEDLIMEEIVRNQVVGRNPLDLSIKREKNFVGAIYIDSVHTTLAIVDIDGTLMNKVMIETKSGDPKVFISFCLDSLKKMHLALHSRPLRGIGISVAGIVDSVHSRVAYSSNLGWQDLDIGSIAQEKCPEIELVTVENDAKASALAELMLGKHGIASSNFIFLSIGAGIGAGIVVDNHILSGNSHAAGEYGHMTLIEGGESCSCGNRGCWEMYASDRATILHYLNRSGSGDQRVEKIGMDDLTALAVAGNTNAIESLKRSAEYIGLGIANIIRTIDPQNIIIGGSTVKAWDIMYPVIMETVNKRGFFGKQRNTLVLPTSLSENPPLLGAAALSIRKIFTDFRIAI from the coding sequence ATGAAGAAGAGATACGACCAGATCACCAGCATCAATCCTAAGGTTGGTCGAAATATCAATAGAGCAATTATTCTCAACGCCGTTCGGGAAAAGCAGCCGATCTCACGCACTCGAATTTCTCAAATAACGGGACTCAACAAAAGCACGGTCTCGAACATTGTCTCATCTCTCCTGAAGGAGGATCTGATCATGGAGGAAATTGTGAGGAACCAGGTTGTCGGAAGAAATCCTTTGGACCTGAGCATCAAGCGTGAAAAGAATTTCGTCGGAGCGATTTACATCGATTCGGTCCATACGACTCTCGCCATCGTCGACATTGACGGTACGCTGATGAATAAAGTGATGATCGAAACAAAGTCCGGAGACCCCAAGGTCTTTATATCTTTTTGTCTCGACTCGTTGAAAAAAATGCACCTCGCATTACATTCCCGTCCCTTGCGGGGAATCGGAATTTCCGTCGCCGGCATCGTCGACTCAGTCCATTCGCGCGTCGCGTATTCGTCGAATCTTGGATGGCAGGATCTGGACATCGGTTCGATCGCCCAGGAGAAATGTCCGGAGATCGAGCTTGTGACGGTCGAGAATGATGCCAAAGCATCGGCCCTTGCAGAACTGATGCTGGGGAAGCATGGCATCGCATCGTCCAATTTTATTTTCCTTTCTATCGGTGCTGGCATCGGTGCTGGGATCGTTGTTGATAATCATATCCTCAGCGGCAACTCTCACGCCGCAGGAGAGTACGGACACATGACGCTCATCGAAGGAGGGGAGTCATGTTCATGCGGCAACAGAGGCTGCTGGGAAATGTATGCCTCGGACCGGGCGACGATACTTCATTACTTGAATCGCAGCGGTTCCGGGGATCAGCGCGTCGAAAAGATAGGGATGGACGATCTCACTGCGCTCGCGGTGGCCGGTAATACCAACGCGATTGAATCGCTGAAAAGGTCCGCGGAATACATCGGACTAGGCATTGCCAATATCATCCGCACTATCGACCCGCAAAATATCATCATCGGCGGATCGACAGTGAAAGCATGGGACATCATGTATCCGGTCATCATGGAGACGGTCAACAAGCGCGGTTTTTTCGGAAAGCAGCGCAACACGCTTGTGCTTCCGACATCCCTCTCCGAAAATCCGCCGCTTCTCGGTGCTGCCGCCCTGTCCATACGGAAAATATTCACTGATTTTAGGATCGCCATCTAA